One window from the genome of uncultured Tateyamaria sp. encodes:
- a CDS encoding amidase family protein, protein MQEWLGKSAADMGRAIGAGHVDPVSLAEAFFDRIEGHALRDKVYARLTKDRAMSEAYAASQRARAGQRLSILDGVPISWKDLFDTAGDRTEAGSKLLFGRVSDRDAVVVQNATAAGLVCLGKTHMSELAFSGLGHNPSTATPPCVNDADAVPGGSSSGAATSVAFGLAPAAIGSDTGGSVRIPSAWNDLVGLKTTHGRLSLEGCVPLSLKFDTVGPLTKTVEDAALLMAALAGQPPGDLRGARLKGRRFAALKTVVLDDIRDAPRAAYESAIERLCAAGAVVQPLDVPELEEAMAQAGPLMPGEVYGLWRDVIEAQPDAMYSEILQRFRLGKDFSAPDYNAAWAKLDMARRAWDTAVAPFDAVLAPTAPILPPNLARLNSDTDYYKTENLLALRNTRIGNLMGICALTLPTGVPSCGIMLMGAENGEEALLRLGVAAEAALS, encoded by the coding sequence ATGCAGGAATGGTTGGGCAAGAGCGCCGCAGACATGGGACGGGCCATCGGTGCAGGTCACGTCGATCCCGTTTCTTTGGCCGAGGCGTTCTTTGACAGGATCGAGGGCCACGCGCTGCGTGACAAAGTCTATGCGAGGTTGACCAAGGATCGGGCCATGTCCGAGGCGTATGCCGCATCCCAAAGGGCCCGGGCGGGTCAACGCCTGTCGATTTTGGACGGCGTGCCGATCAGTTGGAAAGACCTTTTCGATACGGCGGGCGACCGGACCGAGGCGGGATCGAAACTGCTGTTTGGGCGCGTGTCGGATCGGGATGCGGTTGTGGTGCAAAACGCAACGGCGGCCGGGCTGGTGTGCTTGGGCAAGACCCATATGAGCGAACTGGCGTTTTCGGGGTTGGGCCACAACCCGTCTACGGCGACGCCGCCCTGTGTGAACGATGCGGATGCCGTGCCGGGTGGGTCATCCTCTGGGGCGGCAACGTCGGTGGCCTTTGGTCTCGCGCCTGCGGCGATCGGGTCCGATACGGGAGGATCGGTGCGCATCCCCTCGGCTTGGAACGATCTTGTCGGGCTCAAAACAACCCATGGTCGGCTGTCGCTGGAAGGATGTGTGCCACTGTCGTTGAAATTCGACACCGTTGGGCCTCTGACCAAGACGGTCGAGGATGCCGCGTTGCTGATGGCGGCGCTTGCCGGTCAACCGCCCGGCGACTTGCGGGGCGCGCGCCTGAAAGGGCGTCGATTTGCGGCTTTGAAGACAGTGGTGCTGGACGACATTCGCGATGCACCGCGTGCGGCCTATGAAAGCGCGATCGAGCGTTTATGCGCAGCCGGTGCGGTTGTTCAGCCATTGGACGTCCCGGAATTGGAGGAAGCCATGGCGCAAGCCGGGCCTTTGATGCCCGGCGAAGTATATGGATTGTGGCGCGATGTGATCGAAGCGCAGCCGGACGCGATGTATTCAGAAATCCTGCAGCGGTTTCGGTTGGGCAAGGATTTCAGCGCGCCGGACTACAATGCGGCTTGGGCCAAACTTGATATGGCACGGCGCGCGTGGGACACCGCGGTTGCACCCTTCGACGCAGTGCTGGCACCGACAGCGCCCATCCTGCCGCCCAATCTGGCGCGCCTGAACAGCGACACTGATTATTACAAGACAGAGAACCTGCTGGCGTTGCGCAACACCCGGATTGGCAATCTGATGGGTATCTGTGCGCTGACCTTGCCGACGGGTGTACCAAGTTGCGGGATCATGTTGATGGGTGCCGAGAATGGGGAAGAAGCGCTCTTGCGATTGGGCGTGGCGGCAGAAGCTGCGTTGAGCTGA
- a CDS encoding DNA translocase FtsK: MAYQTRRDPLFDHGMQAALEKRGRELVGIGLLIAGLIAAAMMLSYTPDDPNWMASTDAPVQNWLGRTGASVAAPLFMIGGWGVFGIAIVLMVWGVRFALHLGTERALGRLIFAPIAIAFGSIYAATLQPGELWLATHGFGLGGLFGDTVMALILTVLPIGSSFAVKLMSLLMGIGIVVFGAFVLGFTRAEIARLARFLLVGLVMAYALLMTVLGRGATGALQAARTMQERQAERRAAREAEAAEAEAYAAAAPPVAEYDVQPYEEAAKPSLLSRVPSLIKRAEPTMPDEMPEQELVEAWTDVDVGDGPGDERIKTKIANVIKSRVRSNPAVQAESVAPLTKGRGRGPDPLVLNTAPQPILPPEPPLTAAASLGRSEPPLTAAHAPEPQQAYAPEPEQLDAPIPEPVETPTIPLAEPRTVVHQPARKPVQPSTRAQLEAQPKLSFEDTHPGFELPPLNLLESPTVVQRHHLSDEALEENARMLENVLDDYGVKGEIVSVRPGPVVTMYELEPAPGLKASRVIGLADDIARSMAALSARVSTVPGRSVIGIELPNENREKVVLREILASRDFGDGNQKLPLALGKDIGGDPVVANLAKMPHLLIAGTTGSGKSVAINTMILSLLYKLTPEECRLIMIDPKMLELSVYDGIPHLLSPVVTDPKKAVVALKWVVGEMEERYRKMSKMGVRNIDGYNGRVKEALAKDEMFSRTVQTGFDDETGEPIFETEEFAPEAMPYIVVIVDEMADLMMVAGKEIEACIQRLAQMARASGIHLIMATQRPSVDVITGTIKANFPTRISFQVTSKIDSRTILGEMGAEQLLGMGDMLYMAGGAKITRCHGPFVSDEEVEEIVNHLKAFGAPDYVSGVVDGPPEDKESNIDAVLGLGGNTDGEDALYDQAVAIVIKDRKCSTSYIQRKLAIGYNKAARLVEQMEDEGVVSSANHVGKREILVPEQ; the protein is encoded by the coding sequence ATGGCATATCAGACACGGCGAGATCCGCTTTTTGATCACGGGATGCAGGCGGCGTTGGAAAAACGCGGTCGTGAATTGGTGGGCATCGGTCTGCTGATTGCGGGCCTGATCGCGGCGGCGATGATGTTGAGCTATACGCCTGATGATCCCAACTGGATGGCATCCACCGACGCGCCCGTGCAAAACTGGCTGGGCCGGACAGGGGCGTCTGTTGCAGCGCCACTGTTCATGATTGGCGGGTGGGGTGTCTTTGGCATCGCCATTGTATTGATGGTCTGGGGCGTACGCTTTGCGCTGCACCTTGGGACGGAGCGGGCGTTGGGGCGTCTGATCTTTGCGCCTATCGCGATTGCGTTCGGGTCGATCTATGCCGCGACCTTGCAGCCGGGTGAATTGTGGCTTGCCACTCACGGATTCGGTCTGGGCGGGCTCTTTGGTGACACGGTCATGGCCTTAATCCTGACCGTGTTGCCCATCGGATCGAGCTTTGCCGTGAAACTGATGTCGCTGTTGATGGGCATCGGGATTGTGGTGTTCGGCGCATTTGTTCTGGGCTTTACCCGGGCGGAAATTGCGCGCTTGGCACGGTTCCTGCTGGTTGGACTGGTCATGGCCTATGCCCTTTTGATGACTGTTCTGGGCCGCGGCGCAACCGGGGCTTTGCAAGCTGCGCGGACCATGCAGGAACGTCAGGCCGAGCGGCGCGCCGCACGCGAGGCAGAAGCGGCGGAGGCCGAAGCTTATGCCGCTGCAGCGCCGCCTGTGGCTGAATACGACGTGCAGCCTTACGAAGAGGCCGCCAAGCCCAGCCTTCTGTCGCGGGTGCCCAGCCTCATCAAACGGGCTGAACCAACGATGCCGGATGAAATGCCGGAACAAGAACTGGTCGAAGCCTGGACTGATGTGGATGTGGGTGACGGCCCAGGTGACGAACGGATCAAGACAAAGATCGCCAATGTGATCAAATCCCGGGTCCGATCCAACCCGGCCGTGCAGGCCGAAAGCGTGGCACCATTGACCAAGGGGCGTGGTCGTGGTCCCGATCCGCTTGTCCTGAATACAGCGCCGCAACCGATCCTGCCGCCCGAGCCACCGCTGACAGCGGCGGCATCTTTGGGTCGGTCAGAGCCGCCTTTGACTGCGGCCCACGCACCCGAACCACAACAGGCGTATGCGCCTGAGCCAGAGCAGTTGGATGCGCCTATTCCGGAGCCGGTAGAAACGCCTACAATTCCCTTGGCTGAACCTCGCACCGTGGTGCACCAGCCCGCGCGTAAACCGGTGCAGCCCAGCACCCGTGCCCAATTGGAAGCGCAACCGAAGCTGAGTTTTGAAGACACGCACCCGGGCTTTGAACTGCCGCCCCTGAACCTGTTGGAAAGCCCGACCGTCGTGCAGCGCCATCATCTGAGTGACGAAGCGTTGGAAGAGAACGCGCGGATGCTGGAAAACGTGCTGGATGACTATGGTGTGAAGGGCGAGATCGTTTCGGTCCGTCCCGGCCCCGTTGTCACCATGTACGAATTGGAACCTGCGCCCGGTTTGAAGGCCAGCCGCGTGATTGGTTTGGCTGACGATATTGCCCGGTCCATGGCCGCCCTGTCGGCCCGTGTGTCGACCGTGCCCGGTCGGTCTGTGATCGGTATCGAGTTGCCGAATGAGAACCGCGAGAAGGTTGTGCTGCGCGAGATCCTCGCCAGCCGTGATTTTGGTGACGGCAACCAAAAGCTGCCGCTTGCCTTGGGCAAGGACATTGGCGGTGATCCGGTTGTGGCGAACCTGGCCAAGATGCCTCACCTTTTGATTGCGGGCACCACGGGGTCCGGTAAGTCGGTGGCCATCAACACGATGATCCTGTCGCTGCTGTACAAGCTGACGCCCGAGGAATGCCGGTTGATCATGATCGACCCCAAGATGCTGGAACTGAGCGTCTATGACGGCATCCCGCACCTCTTATCGCCTGTTGTGACCGACCCGAAAAAGGCGGTTGTCGCCTTGAAATGGGTCGTAGGCGAGATGGAAGAACGCTATCGCAAGATGTCCAAGATGGGCGTGCGCAACATCGACGGCTACAACGGTCGGGTGAAAGAGGCGCTGGCCAAGGACGAGATGTTCTCGCGTACCGTGCAGACCGGGTTTGATGACGAGACGGGCGAGCCGATCTTTGAGACGGAGGAGTTTGCGCCCGAGGCGATGCCCTACATCGTGGTCATCGTGGACGAGATGGCCGACCTGATGATGGTTGCGGGCAAGGAGATCGAGGCGTGCATTCAGCGGCTGGCGCAGATGGCGCGGGCCAGCGGCATCCACCTGATCATGGCGACGCAGCGTCCGTCCGTGGATGTGATTACCGGGACGATCAAGGCGAACTTCCCGACGCGGATTTCCTTCCAGGTAACGTCGAAAATCGACTCGCGCACCATCCTGGGCGAGATGGGGGCCGAACAACTGCTGGGCATGGGTGACATGCTGTACATGGCAGGTGGGGCCAAGATTACGCGGTGCCACGGACCCTTTGTGAGCGACGAGGAAGTCGAAGAGATTGTGAACCACCTCAAGGCTTTTGGTGCGCCGGACTATGTGTCTGGTGTGGTGGATGGCCCGCCCGAGGACAAGGAAAGTAATATTGATGCTGTCCTGGGTCTGGGCGGGAACACGGATGGTGAGGATGCGCTTTATGATCAGGCGGTCGCTATTGTGATCAAGGATCGCAAATGTTCGACCTCTTACATCCAGCGGAAGCTGGCCATCGGCTATAACAAGGCGGCGCGTCTGGTTGAGCAGATGGAAGACGAAGGTGTCGTCAGCAGCGCCAACCATGTGGGTAAGCGCGAGATTTTGGTGCCCGAGCAGTGA
- a CDS encoding outer membrane lipoprotein carrier protein LolA, with product MTLWTRVAAFALAVVTAQAAWADKLPLNTISSYLNDLRTAEGTFTQINDDGTVDTGKIYIKRPGKMRFEYNPPNEGLVVASANAVYIVDSKSNQPPETYPLRRTPLSLILARNVNLSQANMVVGHDFDGTATVVTAQDPENPEYGNIQMKFTGDPVQLRQWVINDSGGGQTTVVLAELKTGGTISNRLFDAPRRTTD from the coding sequence ATGACCCTTTGGACCCGAGTCGCAGCGTTCGCGCTGGCTGTTGTGACCGCGCAAGCGGCGTGGGCAGACAAGCTGCCATTGAACACGATTTCAAGCTACTTGAACGACTTGCGCACGGCTGAAGGCACGTTCACGCAGATCAATGATGATGGGACGGTCGATACCGGCAAGATCTATATCAAGCGGCCGGGCAAAATGCGGTTTGAGTACAATCCACCCAACGAAGGGTTGGTTGTTGCCAGTGCAAACGCTGTCTACATCGTCGATTCAAAGTCGAACCAGCCGCCTGAAACCTATCCGCTGCGCCGCACGCCATTGTCGCTGATCCTCGCGCGGAATGTGAACCTGTCGCAAGCCAACATGGTCGTAGGTCACGATTTTGACGGCACGGCCACTGTGGTGACAGCGCAAGATCCTGAGAACCCCGAATACGGCAACATACAGATGAAATTCACGGGTGATCCCGTGCAACTGCGTCAATGGGTGATCAACGACAGCGGTGGCGGTCAGACGACTGTTGTACTGGCAGAGTTGAAAACAGGCGGCACGATTTCGAACCGCCTGTTTGATGCGCCGCGTCGAACGACCGACTGA
- a CDS encoding aminotransferase class I/II-fold pyridoxal phosphate-dependent enzyme, translated as MKFPERFSNLPAYAFPRLRALLDHIEPGGDVVHMTIGEPKHAFPAWVTDVITQHAAGFNNYPPNEGLPELRQAFCDWLGRRYGGAMDADANVMPLNGTREGLYNAGMALCPEVKNGQQPVVLMPNPFYQVYMLAAISTGAEPVLVPATAETGHLPDFAAVDPAILNRTVACYMCSPANPQGAVAGERYWRDLIALAERYDFQVFADECYSEIYRDVPPVGVLQCIGTADPERVVAFHSLSKRSNLPGLRSGFIVGGPATIREAKQLRTYAGSPLPTPLQHAAAAVWADEEHVIDNRAQYHEKYDMADRILGNVPGYMAPEAGFFLWLPVPDGEAAALKLWQETGVRVLPGAYLAREIDGFNPGHEFIRAALVAPKAETERGLMAIRDVLYAT; from the coding sequence ATGAAGTTTCCCGAGCGGTTTTCGAACCTTCCGGCTTACGCATTTCCGCGCTTGCGCGCCTTGCTTGATCATATCGAGCCGGGCGGTGACGTCGTGCATATGACCATCGGGGAGCCCAAACACGCCTTTCCGGCCTGGGTCACCGACGTGATCACGCAGCACGCAGCCGGGTTCAACAACTATCCGCCGAACGAAGGGCTGCCCGAGTTGCGGCAGGCGTTTTGTGATTGGCTGGGCCGCCGATATGGCGGGGCGATGGATGCCGATGCCAACGTGATGCCGCTCAATGGCACGCGTGAGGGGCTCTATAACGCCGGTATGGCGCTGTGCCCCGAGGTGAAAAACGGTCAGCAGCCGGTCGTGCTGATGCCGAACCCGTTCTATCAGGTCTATATGCTTGCGGCGATTTCGACGGGGGCGGAGCCGGTGCTGGTGCCTGCGACGGCTGAGACGGGGCATTTGCCGGACTTTGCCGCGGTTGACCCCGCGATCCTCAACCGGACTGTTGCCTGTTACATGTGTTCGCCTGCGAACCCGCAAGGGGCTGTGGCAGGGGAGCGCTATTGGCGGGACCTGATTGCGCTGGCGGAACGGTATGATTTTCAAGTCTTTGCCGACGAGTGCTATTCCGAGATTTACCGCGATGTCCCGCCAGTGGGAGTGTTGCAATGTATCGGCACTGCCGATCCCGAGCGTGTTGTGGCGTTCCATTCGTTGTCAAAGCGGTCGAACCTGCCGGGGTTGCGATCGGGATTTATTGTGGGTGGGCCAGCGACCATTCGTGAGGCCAAGCAGTTGCGGACCTATGCGGGTTCACCGCTGCCGACGCCCTTGCAGCATGCGGCGGCGGCAGTTTGGGCCGATGAAGAGCACGTTATCGACAACCGCGCGCAGTATCACGAGAAGTACGACATGGCGGATCGCATCCTGGGCAACGTGCCCGGATACATGGCACCGGAGGCCGGGTTCTTTTTGTGGTTGCCCGTGCCCGATGGCGAGGCGGCGGCGTTGAAGTTGTGGCAAGAGACCGGCGTACGTGTTTTGCCAGGCGCTTATCTGGCGCGCGAGATCGACGGGTTCAATCCGGGACATGAGTTTATCAGGGCCGCCCTTGTGGCCCCAAAGGCAGAGACGGAACGGGGCCTGATGGCGATCCGCGACGTTCTTTACGCCACATAA